In the Clostridium beijerinckii genome, one interval contains:
- a CDS encoding nitrite/sulfite reductase, whose translation MKELKEKLLIEIEEFRELGNKFLSGEVSIMDFKKVSGGMGVYSERNKKEFMIRLRIPSGISSFENMNWLCDIADKYNLDKFHLTTREAVQYHNLTIDQVCGIMKDGIDNDIYSRGGGGNFPRNVAMSPLSGVDKDEAFDVTPYALTVNKHFLSKITSYKFPRKFKVSFSSSDSDQGHCNVADLGFLATIKDNEKYFRVFMGGGIGRNPQVAVEYDELIKPSDVLYHVEAMTSLFIKEGNYEDRNKARIRYILERMGKEKFIETYKEHLKYVLDNNALDLFVESKEITKEGKEIELKHSRLYSQKQKGLYSVYFHPIGGQISVKTLREILDKLKVVKDLEIRLTMTEGLYFRNLNGDEAKEILDLTQNIGGETALQQSVSCIGVPICQVGILESQKMLNNIINYFAEKGYNKDILPRVHISGCGNSCAVHEVVGIGLTGKRKKVEDVFELHINGSFETGSARLGKVYGDLLASEIPEFLYELSLYIENKNMNFYEFVENNEEELLKIIEKYKK comes from the coding sequence GTGAAGGAATTGAAGGAAAAATTATTAATTGAAATAGAAGAGTTTAGAGAATTAGGAAATAAATTTTTATCTGGTGAAGTATCTATTATGGATTTTAAAAAAGTTTCTGGGGGAATGGGGGTATACTCAGAACGTAATAAAAAAGAATTCATGATAAGACTAAGAATTCCTTCAGGAATTAGTAGCTTTGAGAACATGAATTGGTTATGTGATATAGCTGATAAATATAATTTAGATAAATTTCATTTAACTACAAGAGAAGCAGTGCAGTATCATAATTTAACGATAGATCAAGTTTGTGGAATAATGAAGGATGGTATAGATAATGATATATATTCTAGAGGAGGCGGCGGAAACTTTCCAAGAAATGTAGCTATGTCTCCACTATCAGGTGTAGATAAAGATGAAGCGTTTGATGTGACACCATATGCATTAACTGTAAATAAACATTTTTTAAGCAAAATAACATCATATAAATTTCCAAGAAAGTTTAAAGTATCTTTTTCAAGCAGCGACTCAGATCAGGGGCATTGTAATGTAGCTGATTTAGGGTTCTTAGCAACAATTAAAGATAATGAAAAGTATTTTAGAGTTTTTATGGGAGGCGGAATTGGAAGAAATCCTCAAGTTGCAGTCGAATATGATGAGCTTATAAAACCAAGTGATGTATTATACCACGTAGAAGCCATGACTAGTTTATTTATAAAAGAAGGTAACTATGAAGATAGAAATAAAGCTCGTATAAGATATATATTAGAGAGAATGGGCAAAGAGAAATTCATAGAAACATATAAAGAACATTTAAAATATGTGTTAGATAATAATGCGTTAGATTTATTTGTAGAATCTAAGGAAATTACTAAAGAAGGTAAAGAAATTGAATTAAAACATTCAAGATTATATTCACAAAAGCAAAAAGGATTATACAGCGTATATTTCCATCCAATTGGCGGACAAATTTCTGTTAAGACATTAAGAGAAATTTTAGATAAATTAAAAGTAGTAAAAGACTTAGAAATAAGACTTACTATGACAGAAGGTTTATATTTTAGAAACTTAAATGGTGATGAAGCTAAAGAAATTTTAGATTTAACACAAAATATTGGAGGAGAAACAGCTCTTCAGCAAAGTGTATCATGTATTGGAGTGCCAATATGTCAAGTTGGAATTTTAGAGAGTCAAAAAATGCTTAACAATATAATTAATTACTTTGCAGAAAAGGGTTATAATAAAGATATACTTCCAAGAGTTCATATATCAGGATGTGGAAATTCATGTGCAGTTCATGAAGTCGTTGGTATCGGGCTTACAGGAAAACGTAAAAAAGTTGAAGATGTATTTGAATTACATATTAACGGATCATTTGAAACAGGAAGTGCAAGGCTCGGAAAAGTTTATGGTGATTTACTTGCCAGTGAAATACCAGAGTTTTTATATGAATTATCATTATATATAGAGAATAAAAATATGAATTTTTATGAGTTTGTAGAAAATAACGAGGAAGAACTATTAAAAATAATAGAGAAATATAAAAAATAA
- the trmB gene encoding tRNA (guanosine(46)-N7)-methyltransferase TrmB, translating into MRMRKKPWARPELEGCDFFVINPKEYKGKWKEFFGNDKPIYLELGCGKGTFMAVHASENPDINYIAIDIKDEVLGLAKRNIEKAYEEKNRKTDNVKLMAQEIGLISEILSEEDVVSRIYINFCNPWPKEKHKKRRLTHMRQLEQYKTFLKSEGEIYFKTDDDELFEESLEYFNEAGFRIKYITYDLHNSDVEGNVQTEHEKMFSEQGIKIKFLIAMKDN; encoded by the coding sequence ATGAGAATGAGAAAAAAACCGTGGGCAAGACCTGAGCTTGAAGGTTGCGATTTTTTTGTTATAAATCCGAAAGAATATAAAGGTAAGTGGAAAGAATTTTTCGGTAATGATAAACCAATATATCTAGAACTTGGATGTGGGAAGGGAACTTTTATGGCAGTTCATGCCTCCGAGAATCCAGATATAAATTATATTGCAATTGACATAAAGGATGAGGTATTAGGATTAGCAAAAAGAAATATTGAAAAGGCTTATGAAGAAAAAAATAGGAAGACTGATAATGTAAAATTAATGGCTCAAGAGATAGGGCTTATCAGTGAAATCTTAAGTGAAGAAGATGTTGTAAGTAGAATATACATAAATTTTTGCAATCCGTGGCCAAAGGAAAAGCATAAAAAGAGAAGATTAACACATATGAGGCAGCTTGAACAGTATAAAACATTTTTAAAGAGTGAAGGTGAAATTTATTTTAAAACTGACGATGATGAATTATTTGAGGAATCGCTTGAATATTTTAATGAAGCAGGGTTTAGAATTAAATATATAACATATGATCTTCACAATAGTGATGTTGAAGGAAATGTTCAGACTGAGCATGAAAAAATGTTTAGTGAACAAGGAATAAAAATAAAATTTTTGATTGCCATGAAAGACAATTAG
- the prmA gene encoding 50S ribosomal protein L11 methyltransferase — protein MDGIWIEVSVITKSEALEPISGIFYGLNCPNVAIEDPEDLLSRDQGPLTWDFADINILEHKGNAAVVKAYFSQDDKVEEIVEYVKEKLSEIKEFGIDIGEGTVEAKKMHEEDWANNWKQYYKPVKITDKIVVKPIWEEYEKNDEELIIELDPGMAFGTGTHETTRMCIQALDKYVKPDTTVFDVGCGSGILAIAAAKLGAKHVVGVDLDPVAVDSSKENIGFNNLDNIEVLEGNLLDVVDGKADIVVANIIAEIICVLTEDVKKALNEGGLFITSGIIHDRVDMVTEKFAECGFEVIEINKDGEWNCIVAKAIN, from the coding sequence ATGGATGGAATATGGATTGAAGTTAGTGTAATAACAAAGAGCGAGGCGTTAGAGCCTATATCAGGAATATTTTATGGATTAAATTGCCCTAATGTTGCAATAGAAGATCCGGAGGATTTACTTTCAAGAGATCAAGGACCATTAACTTGGGATTTTGCAGATATAAATATCTTAGAACATAAAGGAAATGCAGCTGTAGTTAAAGCTTATTTTTCTCAAGATGATAAGGTTGAAGAGATTGTTGAATATGTTAAGGAAAAACTTTCTGAAATTAAAGAATTTGGAATAGATATTGGTGAAGGTACAGTAGAAGCTAAGAAGATGCACGAAGAGGACTGGGCTAATAATTGGAAGCAATATTATAAACCAGTTAAAATAACAGATAAGATTGTTGTTAAACCAATTTGGGAAGAATATGAAAAAAATGATGAAGAACTAATTATAGAGTTGGATCCAGGAATGGCATTTGGAACTGGAACTCATGAAACTACAAGAATGTGTATTCAAGCTTTAGATAAATATGTAAAGCCTGATACAACAGTATTTGACGTAGGATGTGGATCAGGAATACTTGCCATTGCTGCTGCAAAGCTTGGAGCTAAACATGTTGTTGGTGTTGACCTAGATCCTGTTGCTGTTGATTCATCAAAAGAGAATATTGGTTTTAATAATTTAGATAACATTGAAGTATTAGAAGGAAATCTTTTAGATGTAGTTGATGGAAAAGCCGACATAGTAGTTGCAAATATAATAGCAGAAATCATTTGTGTACTAACTGAGGATGTTAAAAAGGCTCTAAATGAAGGTGGATTATTTATAACTTCAGGTATAATTCATGATAGGGTAGATATGGTTACAGAAAAGTTTGCTGAATGTGGTTTTGAAGTTATTGAAATCAATAAAGATGGAGAATGGAACTGTATAGTTGCTAAAGCAATTAATTAG